Below is a window of Microtus ochrogaster isolate Prairie Vole_2 chromosome 5, MicOch1.0, whole genome shotgun sequence DNA.
aaaacaaaaaaactcaccTAAAAgttagaaaatctgggtaagtcTTAGGGTAGAGAGGCCTTTGAATGACATGTTGCCTTACTAGACATGCTTTCTTAGAAAGCACAAATTTAAGTAGGTAGaaatttttggaagttgctttttagaagtttttggaagttgctttttttttttttttgactcattcCACAAACATTATGCTTGCCAGTGACACAATGGGTACAAGACTTACAATGCAGAGACAGACCTGACTCCAAGGCTTTATTAATTGGCAGGTTCTGGTTCTCAGGAAGTAGTTTAATATCAAGTACAATGAATGACACAGATTAAATCAGCTGTGTTCTCCTTCCTTCCGAATGCATTCATTCCACAATATCCAGACACAGAATTCAATCCTTCTAGAAGTTCCTTCAAGCCCCGTGTTTTCATAATTGGCAAGTCACAGCTGGATAACTAGACAGTGATTTAGGATGAGCTGCAACTGACCGTCACATCTTGCTTAAAACAGTTAGCTAGCTCTAACGTGACTTTTTTTCCCTCTAGACTCTGTTACTGAAGTCACAGTCTGTACCCCAAGAATCCAAGTTCAGCCACCCATCCTTGAGACGTCAATGCAAACAGTCAAAAGAATAGCAATAAGCATCAGAGGGAGATGCAAAGATATTAAAAAGAGGGGCAAAGACATCCAGTGACTGCACAGATATCTATCATCAAGGTCCTAAAGGATGCTAAAGTTAGAGTGTTATGGACCTGCATACTACAGTCAGGTCAAGGTGTGGCCCTGCCCACCGTTGACACGTCGTCGTTGTTGCTGTAAGACTGTGTCTTTTTTAGAGAGAAGAGTCCTCTGCTCCTACTGTCCCAGGCTTTTCTTCTCATGGCATAAGAATTTCCAACTTCTGAAGGTCTGTTGTTTTCCTAGTCTGATAGCTAAAGTTTCTCTTTAGAATATAATCATTTCTTCCAAGTCAATTATCTTTGGATTTCTGCATGAGTATTACCTGGTTTTGCTCTGTACCAATAAGATGCAAACGGAATCTGTTTAGAACCTATCAGGTTAAGTCACCCATCCAAAACCTTGTCAGACAGCccaaaaaatattaataagaaacagagagggggcaATATGCACATTGCATCTGGCGAGTATTGTTTCCGTTCTCCATGAAATGGACGTGATCAGAAGGAGCGGGTAGCTGTTACCATCAGTTAGTTCCCTCTGCATCCATGCTTTACCCCCTCAACaccccctcctgcctcctctctttccctttcctcactcAATACATAACCTTGTTGAATTTGTCTTTTATATAGAGTAATTCAGACTCCTTCCCCCAAAAGAATTCCCACGTCAAGATTCATACTTGGTGCTCAGCAAAACAAGAATCACGACAGATCAACTTTGTTTAAAGGTATTTTGTAGATTACTTTTGTAACATAAGCATAATCTTAGGGTCCCATCAGTTAGCTTCTGTTTCacctctccccccaccctgcctgctGCAAAGAACCTGCTGGCTGATTAattcttctgcttctcattgAGACTATGGTGAGGGAAAGTGGGGTGTTTCCGTAGAACACAAACAGGGAGAGTGCATACGGTGAGCCTCTGGCTTCCATTCCAGGAGTGCGGAGAAGGAGAACCTTCAAACAAAAGTCTGAGTAAGAAACAATCAGTAGGGTAGACAAAGGAGTTGTTCattaagacagaaggaaaaagcgGGCAGTTGGCGGCAGAGGGTCAAGTCTCAAAAACCCAAGTCACAGGGAAACAGTAAGTGCAGACGGACTCCCTCCTCACCTCGAtgtcttctcttgttctctttcctaGGGTACTGACCATGTTCTCAAACGTACTGCGTCAAAAAATGCTGCTAACATTCATGTCAGTTTTAATAATTATCTGgataatttttgaaatttctcaAAATCCCACAAAGGTAGGAACGCAATCTCCCGCTTTGACCAGAAGCTGCTACCTGTGTGAGCTTCTCTCCTCAGATCCTTTCACTAAGTCTCTCGTTCCCACTCAGCTCCCTTCTCCTCAGATCTAATTCACGGGGTGTCAGAGGGTGATGACACTGACTGTCACTACTTCTTCACTTTTTGTTCATCCTTAGTGCCTTGTCCCTCCTTCAGGCACCCGAAATGGCTCTTGCTAAGGCCACCAACTGCCATATCACTAAATAACGACTTGTCACTAAATCTGAGGGTGTATGCTTGGTTTTCTAAGCCCAGCCTGCTACTACCTTTATCCATGTGATAgctattttagtattttaatgcCTTATAGTTTTTCGATATTAAGTGATAAGTAGGAAAGGCTTACCACTGAAAGTTTATTTTGGAATTCAGCCATGTTTTGTCGTGGTTTTCTTGTAGCATTCCTGCATTGAAATATCAGGTAcatgtaatcccatcactcaggagacagaaacaggaggattgtgagtttgaggccagtctgaactgTATAACAAAATCCTTGtcgcaaaaataaaaaacattgacAACTGCAATTCCAATCAGATAAGTTAAAGCACAACGAGGATTTTGTCTTTAattcattaaaacataaattatattgatatatttttccCTTCTGGATCCATGTttatacacatttacataaacattatatataaacattatatataaacattatatataacattatatatatacatatatatatatagcattttggagagaaagaatttaaaagccaTGTTATATTGCGTTAAAACTTAGAAAATGAACTTGACATTTGTGTAGTGACTGAGGGCAAACATCTTAGCCTGANNNNNNNNNNNNNNNNNNNNNNNNNNNNNNNNNNNNNNNNNNNNNNNNNNNNNNNNNNNNNNNNNNNNNNNNNNNNNNNNNNNNNNNNNNNNNNNNNNNNgctcaacgttctctcgggagtagagtggcattgccaggagtaattgtgtctcgttggcacagaattctaggttagattaaaggccattttctacagctcttcgaagaggatgaagattatactatctatactaaatataatctctatgtatctaaaagacctgattaatctaaaaataaatatgacaaacatataattctcaatacctatctaacttgaagactaagagaataaacaactgtgcaatatatgaagacaatgatcttcacctgtaaacaatgttattacatatcaaatgtgaacaatgttattacataaatagtatcagaggtctAAGCACAATAGCATGAAGTGTTCGAAGTAGAAGATCCTAACCCAGAGttaactgcttgtttgtttcgcTAAACTAGCAGCAGCCACCCCAGCTCTTAGGCAGGTGGGCTCTCCTATGGGGGCCTAATCATTTGAACAGGTATGCCACAGTGTGTGTCCATGGCCTCAAGGTTTGGGTTAAAAATCCctactgtcttttgttttgtggatGAAAAGTTTTGAGACATCTGGGTAGGAAGCAGAACTGCTTTTAAAGCCTCGAATAATCTTTGTTTAGTCTCAGTCTAGATTAGGGACTCggcacccacacaccacacccatATACACCGTGTGCTGTGTATACAGGCAGGCCTTGTTGTTTCTACAAACTCTGGTATCCAGAGCCAGCAATACCTCGCCACACCTAGGAATTCTCGGACCTGTCTCTTGGTCTTCGGAGTTGGGACCTGAAGGATAGCAGCAATCGTACAGTGAGACAGGTTCCTTTTGTCTCCGCTCAGCTGGTAGCCTCTGATGTACAACGCTGGGCTGTCATAGCCAATATCCTCCAGGAAATTCTTGCAATGGTCCCTCATTGGCCTTCTTATAGGTTACTTTAGTTTTGAGGATTAGGAGAAGGTCATCTCTATAAAGTAAGAGTGTGGTCCCAGGAAACTTCTGATGGAAGAGCAAGAAGTCAACATTTGGTGTCTCATCACACATGATTGGAGAATTCTTAAATCATTGAGGCAACCTGGTCCTGGAATGTTGCCTGCTGAAACCTCCCTCTGGGTCTGTCCATTTCAAAGCAAAGATGGGTTGACTCACCTATGCCAATGGGAGGCTGAAGAATGCATCTTTCATGTCCAAGACAGTGTACACCTGTTTCTCTGGAAGAATCAGACTCTTGAGAATCAGAGGTCCCAAGTTTCTTCATAGGCAGGAAATGTGTATTCCAGGGTGACTGGCCAGGCACCAGCTTGCCCATCTCTCCAAGATGGATTGCAATATTCCTTTTTGTTTCCAGGGTCATGGGTATTGTTTGATCGGGATGGGGGAACTGGATAGTTGAACAATTATAGAGACTGGGTGTTGGACGAGTctcacacacatgtggtacactgacatacatgcagacaaaatccCAGAGTACATAcaggctaaaaaaataaaataaaaaagagacttGAAATACCACCCATGCTTGTAAATCCTTTGATATTATTATGAGCATAATACCTGCTTGCTGATGGGAAACTGATGTGTGACCAAATAAGAAGCTCGGTTGTTTAAAGTGTTAATTGCTGTACTTTGCTATAGTTGAGTTTGGCTGTAATTctctatattttactttatatgtttgaaaatgtcatttataaaagAGGTCCCTAGGCTCCATTAGACAACCAAAGAGGTTGTCTTTCGGAACAAATAAGACTAAGGACCTTTATGCTCCAAGATACTCCCATCATATTGTACAATCAAAACAAGGCTGCTGCTGAAGCCATTGTGCCATAGGTTAACACAAAGAAAGGCTGGAAGAGACAAGTCATGTTGCCCTAGTTATAGTCACTTCAGAGAACGAATATTTTGGCTGTGCACAAATACGCTAGAGACCAGGAATTTTAGTGTGACTGGGATGCCACATGCCAGACCTAAGTTTGTGCCACTGGTAATAGGAAAGACAACATCTCCAGTCTGCACATGGGTGCTATAGTGACTGAGGAGGACCAGACTCTAGGAgcagagtcaagaagaaagaCCGTGTTTCTGATAGGTGACATCATTCACAAGGACAGGGGGAGGAACTGGCAGGCAGTGACAACAGAGAATTGGCTAACCGGACAGGCTGACCTTGGCGATCCCTATGAGCAGGGTAAACTCAGATCTGTTCAGTTCTGGGTTGTAAATGTAGCCACAGTGGAAGGGTCTCAGCCTAGAAGCAATGTATACAGTGTTTCTTATTGTTTAGCATACCGCAGGTTAAGCAATGTATACAGTGTTTCTTATTGGTTAGCATACGGCAGGTTAAGCACACCTCTGCCCTTGTGCATCTCCATTGGAGACAGCCTGGAGACATTTGGATAGGCAAAGCTCAAGCTGAAGTGTAGGAGCTAGTGAGGTATCTCGTAGGAATACCTGAGACCGCCCAGCTCTAAGCCTCTAAAGAACTGTGGTGAGGAATCTGCTCTGGAATGTCCAATGACATCATCGAGGAACGTCACAAAGGGGCATCCTGCAGCGTACACTGGCAAAGTATGCTCGTGAGATGAAAGAGAGCTCAGAGGGAAGAAAACCCAGTATTTAAGCTCAAGACTGAACAAAGTTTTCCGGATTTACCGTAGAGCACGGTGGGTTTTGGAAGGTGTCCATCCAGGTGGGATGAAAGCAAGAGGCTATGGACAATGGTGGGGACACACAGAAGAAGAAGGCATATTCCAGGGCTGACGGGGATGTGGTGTTTCTACTTCTGGCATCTTATATTCATAAACAGTTTCTTCATTGGCCTTGTTGACATACTTCATCTTCTGGACACATATGggataaatatttgatatttatttttacattcacaAGTAAGCAAAATAAGCAGAAATTTAATGAAACACTGGTTGGAAATCTAGAAGTCGTAAAattgcaatgatttttttttttggggatTGGTAAAATTCCATTTGTGTATACTACTTTCTAGGTAGAAGAACACAGGTCAGAACAGATACTGGTAACTCAAGCATTATGAAATTCATCCaatcaggcatgatggcacacgccttcaatcctagcacttggaaggcagaggcaggtggatctctgagtttgaggccatcgtggtctaaaagtgagttccaggacagccagggctattacacagagaaaccctgtcttgaaaaacaaaaaacaaaacaaaacaaaacaaaaaaactcaccTAAAAgttagaaaatctgggtaagtcTTAGGGTAGAGAGGCCTTTGAATGACATGTTGCCTTACTAGACATGCTTTCTTAGAAAGCACAAATTTAAGTAGGTAGaaatttttggaagttgctttttagaagtttttggaagttgctttttttttttttttgactcattcCACAAACATTATGCTTGCCAGTGACACAATGGGTACAAGACTTACAATGCAGAGACAGACCTGACTCCAAGGCTTTATTAATTGGCAGGTTCTGGTTCTCAGGAAGTAGTTTAATATCAAGTACAATGAATGACACAGATTAAATCAGCTGTGTTCTCCTTCCTTCCGAATGCATTCATTCCACAATATCCAGACACAGAATTCAATCCTTCTAGAAGTTCCTTCAAGCCCCGTGTTTTCATAATTGGCAAGTCACAGCTGGATAACTAGACAGTGATTTAGGATGAGCTGCAACTGACCGTCACATCTTGCTTAAAACAGTTAGCTAGCTCTAACGTGACTTTTTTTCCCTCTAGACTCTGTTACTGAAGTCACAGTCTGTACCCCAAGAATCCAAGTTCAGCCACCCATCCTTGAGACGTCAATGCAAACAGTCAAAAGAATAGCAATAAGCATCAGAGGGAGATGCAAAGATATTAAAAAGAGGGGCAAAGACATCCAGTGACTGCACAGATATCTATCATCAAGGTCCTAAAGGATGCTAAAGTTAGAGTGTTATGGACCTGCATACTACAGTCAGGTCAAGGTGTGGCCCTGCCCACCGTTGACACGTCGTCGTTGTTGCTGTAAGACTGTGTCTTTTTTAGAGAGAAGAGTCCTCTGCTCCTACTGTCCCAGGCTTTTCTTCTCATGGCATAAGAATTTCCAACTTCTGAAGGTCTGTTGTTTTCCTAGTCTGATAGCTAAAGTTTCTCTTTAGAATATAATCATTTCTTCCAAGTCAATTATCTTTGGATTTCTGCATGAGTATTACCTGGTTTTGCTCTGTACCAATAAGATGCAAACGGAATCTGTTTAGAACCTATCAGGTTAAGTCACCCATCCAAAACCTTGTCAGACAGCccaaaaaatattaataagaaacagagagggggcaATATGCACATTGCATCTGGCGAGTATTGTTTCCGTTCTCCATGAAATGGACGTGATCAGAAGGAGCGGGTAGCTGTTACCATCAGTTAGTTCCCTCTGCATCCATGCTTTACCCCCTCAACaccccctcctgcctcctctctttccctttcctcactcAATACATAACCTTGTTGAATTTGTCTTTTATATAGAGTAATTCAGACTCCTTCCCCCAAAAGAATTCCCACGTCAAGATTCATACTTGGTGCTCAGCAAAACAAGAATCACGACAGATCAACTTTGTTTAAAGGTATTTTGTAGATTACTTTTGTAACATAAGCATAATCTTAGGGTCCCATCAGTTAGCTTCTGTTTCacctctccccccaccctgcctgctGCAAAGAACCTGCTGGCTGATTAattcttctgcttctcattgAGACTATGGTGAGGGAAAGTGGGGTGTTTCCGTAGAACACAAACAGGGAGAGTGCATACGGTGAGCCTCTGGCTTCCATTCCAGGAGTGCGGAGAAGGAGAACCTTCAAACAAAAGTCTGAGTAAGAAACAATCAGTAGGGTAGACAAAGGAGTTGTTCattaagacagaaggaaaaagcgGGCAGTTGGCGGCAGAGGGTCAAGTCTCAAAAACCCAAGTCACAGGGAAACAGTAAGTGCAGACGGACTCCCTCCTCACCTCGAtgtcttctcttgttctctttcctaGGGTACTGACCATGTTCTCAAACGTACTGCGTCAAAAAATGCTGCTAACATTCATGTCAGTTTTAATAATTATCTGgataatttttgaaatttctcaAAATCCCACAAAGGTAGGAACGCAATCTCCCGCTTTGACCAGAAGCTGCTACCTGTGTGAGCTTCTCTCCTCAGATCCTTTCACTAAGTCTCTCGTTCCCACTCAGCTCCCTTCTCCTCAGATCTAATTCACGGGGTGTCAGAGGGTGATGACACTGACTGTCACTACTTCTTCACTTTTTGTTCATCCTTAGTGCCTTGTCCCTCCTTCAGGCACCCGAAATGGCTCTTGCTAAGGCCACCAACTGCCATATCACTAAATAACGACTTGTCACTAAATCTGAGGGTGTATGCTTGGTTTTCTAAGCCCAGCCTGCTACTACCTTTATCCATGTGATAgctattttagtattttaatgcCTTATAGTTTTTCGATATTAAGTGATAAGTAGGAAAGGCTTACCACTGAAAGTTTATTTTGGAATTCAGCCATGTTTTGTCGTGGTTTTCTTGTAGCATTCCTGCATTGAAATATCAGGTAcatgtaatcccatcactcaggagacagaaacaggaggattgtgagtttgaggccagtctgaactgTATAACAAAATCCTTGtcgcaaaaataaaaaacattgacAACTGCAATTCCAATCAGATAAGTTAAAGCACAACGAGGATTTTGTCTTTAattcattaaaacataaattatattgatatatttttccCTTCTGGATCCATGTttatacacatttacataaacattatatataaacattatatataacattatatatatacatatatatatatagcattttggagagaaagaatttaaaagccaTGTTCACGGGTAGGAAAAGTCTTCACCTTCCCTATATTGTACTAATCAAGTTATAGAATAAAATGTACCATGAAACCAACTGGACAGTTTTCTTCATTATGTATGTTAGCAATAACTGAACCAGTGGAGAAGCGTCCAGCCATCTGTCCAGTGGAGGAGCAGCAAAGAGTAGTGACTGACTGCAAGGTGCATAGGCTAGGGAAGAGCGAACTCACCTCCGTCAGCCTCTTACTCCCTGAGCTCTTATttccaaattaacattcctgtaaAACTCCTTGTGAGTGAAAATGGCTGGGAGTCGGTTGGTTTTCACGGAGCATTACACGTCTTGTCGTTTCAGCTTCAGGCCGTTCTGAATGCAAGCTTCTCCTTCCATTCCTGCTACACCTCCATGAAGTCCTTGTGTCCGGAAACGCCAGCGAATCAGTCAAGGTTACCAACAGAGATGAAGCTGAGAGAGGAGAGCCCTAAAATGACGGCACCGGTCAAGTCACCgacagagaaagagctgagaatcAGGGCGATCCTGGAGAAGCTAGATCAGCAGATCCCTCCCAGACCCTTCACCCACCTCAACACCACCACCAGCGCCACACACAGTACAGCCACCATCCTCAACCCTCGAGACACATACTGCACGGGGGACAAACTGGAGGTGCTGCTGGAAGCTAGGGACTACTCTGGTCGCAGGAAGGAGTATGGAGGGGACTTCCTGAGGGCCAGGATatcctccccagccctgaaggCAGGAGCTTCTGGAAAGGTGACAGACTTCAACAATGGCACCTACCTGGTCAGCTTCACTCTGTTCTGGGAGGGCCAGGTGGCCCTGTCTATCCTGCTCATCCATCCCAGTGAAGGGGTGTCAGCCCTCTGGAGGGCCCGGAACCAAGGCTATGATAGAATTGCCTTCAAGGGTAAATTTGTTAATGGCACCTCCCAGGTCTTAGTTAAATGTGGCCTGTCCCTAAACTCAAGCACTGAACTCTGCAAATACCTGTACAGTGGCGGTGAAGAAGTTTTCTACTGTCTGAAGCCTCAACACATGCCCTGTGAGGCCCTGACCCATGTGTGCACCAACCAGCAAGGTGTTTCTTTTCTTACTGACAAAGAGAAAGATCTTTTCCAGAAGTGAGTATATTCTCAGTACAATGAGAGGTTCCCCCAGGCAGAGCTATCCTGCCCACCTCAATACTGAGCAAGACCTAAGATGCTTCCATCACTCATGATTCTGGTAAGACCTATGTTGTCTTTACTGGGCCCCCTATTCAGCCACAGTTTCTCTTCCTATTGCTGTGCTCAGTAAAAGGGAACCAAATGAAGTTTATTCTCCGCTACAGCCAGCAATGACCTGTTCGATCGCGTTATTTTACGACAGAGCTGGGTTTAACAAAATATCTTCCATATGAAACTGTTCTGCTGTGGCTCATAGTTGTCCCACCTCCCCCCAAATGATGCCTTGATAGCGCCATGATCCTCCACCTCCTTCATCTCATCTCGTACAGTTTGCTTCTTTAAATCTTTTGTTCATCCATTTATCTCCGTGTCTTGTGTTACCATGCCAGTTCA
It encodes the following:
- the LOC101982450 gene encoding NXPE family member 1; protein product: MFSNVLRQKMLLTFMSVLIIIWIIFEISQNPTKLQAVLNASFSFHSCYTSMKSLCPETPANQSRLPTEMKLREESPKMTAPVKSPTEKELRIRAILEKLDQQIPPRPFTHLNTTTSATHSTATILNPRDTYCTGDKLEVLLEARDYSGRRKEYGGDFLRARISSPALKAGASGKVTDFNNGTYLVSFTLFWEGQVALSILLIHPSEGVSALWRARNQGYDRIAFKGKFVNGTSQVLVKCGLSLNSSTELCKYLYSGGEEVFYCLKPQHMPCEALTHVCTNQQGVSFLTDKEKDLFQKSNIGVEMMKNPKFISVSRCNKREENRGKKCQIGTEIPTPSGYTFQGRWVTAQCKQSLLNSSQINDCLKRKLIYFLGDSTLRQWIEYFPKVAKKLKPFDLHGTGLYKKHVLLDAEGHTLVEWKKHSHPFITVNLYSVIDDGYIPQEIDRLLGDKDTAIAITLGQHFRPFPMELFIRRAISIRNAIERLFLRAPDTKVIIKTENIREMYIDTEKFGDFHGYIQYLTLKDIFKDLRVGIIDAWDMTIACHSNILHPPEQVIGNQIAMFLNYIC